A stretch of Arthrobacter sp. NEB 688 DNA encodes these proteins:
- a CDS encoding GNAT family protein: protein MWPLRLSGTTPTGADVLLRPLVREDAPVFQAVRRANAAWLEPWDATSPDPDAPARTFDELVAAYEVEAAAGRSLPLALESGGRLVGQVNVGTIVYGSFRSCTVGYWVSRAVAGQMVVPTAVALVGDHLLRRVGLHRMEINVRPENTASLAVVRKLGFRSEGRRPAYLHIDGAWRDHLSFALTVEDLGGEPLTARLARIAASEQPSQQSLPRHTDPGAES from the coding sequence GTGTGGCCGCTGCGCCTGTCGGGCACCACCCCGACCGGCGCCGACGTCCTGCTGCGCCCGCTCGTCCGTGAGGACGCCCCCGTCTTCCAGGCCGTGCGCCGGGCGAACGCGGCCTGGCTCGAGCCGTGGGACGCGACCTCGCCCGACCCCGATGCTCCCGCCCGCACCTTCGACGAGCTCGTCGCCGCCTACGAGGTGGAGGCGGCGGCCGGCCGGTCCCTCCCGCTGGCGCTCGAGTCCGGGGGGCGCCTCGTCGGCCAGGTCAACGTCGGCACCATCGTCTACGGCTCCTTCCGCTCGTGCACGGTCGGCTACTGGGTGAGCCGGGCCGTCGCCGGCCAGATGGTCGTGCCGACCGCCGTCGCGCTCGTCGGCGACCACCTCCTGCGCCGGGTCGGGCTGCACCGCATGGAGATCAACGTCCGCCCCGAGAACACGGCAAGCCTCGCGGTGGTGCGCAAGCTCGGGTTCCGTTCCGAGGGAAGGCGTCCCGCGTACCTCCACATCGACGGCGCCTGGCGCGACCACCTGTCGTTCGCGCTGACCGTGGAGGACCTCGGCGGCGAGCCCCTCACCGCTCGCCTGGCCCGGATCGCGGCGTCGGAACAGCCGTCACAGCAGTCACTTCCGCGACACACCGACCCGGGTGCGGAATCCTGA
- a CDS encoding molybdenum cofactor synthesis domain-containing protein, which produces MSEQPDLTGRRAAVVTCSTRAAQGVYPDRGGALIVEALRGWGCEVAEPRVVPDGPAVAEALVAALAEGPDLLLTTGGTGLTPTDGTPEATRPLLDREVPGLAEAVRARGVAQGIPTAVLSRGLAGLAGRTLVVNLPGSSGGVRDALAVLAEVLPHALDQVRGGDH; this is translated from the coding sequence ATGAGCGAGCAGCCCGACCTCACCGGCCGCCGCGCCGCCGTCGTCACCTGCTCGACGCGCGCCGCGCAGGGCGTCTACCCCGACCGCGGGGGCGCCCTCATCGTCGAGGCCCTGCGGGGCTGGGGCTGCGAGGTCGCCGAGCCGCGGGTCGTCCCCGACGGACCGGCCGTGGCCGAAGCGCTCGTCGCCGCCCTCGCCGAGGGGCCCGACCTGCTCCTGACCACCGGCGGGACGGGCCTGACGCCGACCGACGGCACGCCCGAGGCCACCCGGCCGCTGCTGGACCGCGAGGTCCCCGGACTCGCCGAGGCCGTGCGGGCGCGCGGTGTGGCGCAGGGCATCCCGACCGCGGTGCTCTCGCGCGGGCTCGCGGGGCTCGCGGGGCGCACGCTCGTCGTCAACCTCCCGGGGTCCAGCGGCGGGGTGCGCGACGCCCTCGCCGTCCTCGCCGAGGTCCTGCCGCACGCCCTCGACCAGGTCCGCGGGGGCGACCACTGA
- the moaC gene encoding cyclic pyranopterin monophosphate synthase MoaC: MVDVSAKAVTARRAEARGRVLLSAAAVAALRDGTVPKGDALAVARIAGIQAVKRTPELVPLAHPVAVHAVEVDLDVVDDGVEIRAEARTADRTGIEMEALTAVTVAALGLIDMVKAVDKRARITDVRVTAKSGGRSGDWEEER; the protein is encoded by the coding sequence ATGGTCGACGTCTCGGCGAAGGCCGTCACGGCGCGCCGGGCCGAGGCGCGGGGGCGGGTGCTGCTCTCGGCGGCGGCCGTCGCGGCGCTGCGCGACGGCACCGTGCCGAAGGGCGACGCGCTCGCGGTCGCCCGGATCGCCGGCATCCAGGCCGTCAAGCGCACCCCCGAGCTCGTGCCGCTGGCGCACCCCGTCGCGGTGCACGCGGTCGAGGTCGACCTCGACGTCGTCGACGACGGCGTCGAGATCCGGGCCGAGGCGCGCACGGCCGACCGCACCGGCATCGAGATGGAGGCGCTGACCGCCGTCACCGTCGCCGCGCTCGGGCTCATCGACATGGTCAAGGCCGTCGACAAGCGCGCGCGCATCACCGACGTCCGCGTCACCGCGAAGTCCGGCGGTCGCTCCGGGGACTGGGAGGAGGAACGATGA
- the glp gene encoding gephyrin-like molybdotransferase Glp, whose protein sequence is MRTVDEHRTVVLSLVDPLPSERVPVGSALGRVLAEDAVALVDLPGFDNSAMDGYAVRAADLAGAGEESPVVLPVDGDVAAGDTTRHVLEPGHALRIMTGAPLPEGADAVVAVEMTDGGAQQVSVRLEPEVGRHLRHRGEDVRAGTVVLTAGTRFGPGHVALAAASNIPEVVVHRRPRVTVVSTGDELVPVGGRLEHGQIVDSNHLMLRALVEAAGAEVAAGVHLRDEADAVRAFLAAPDGDPDLVITTGGVSMGVYDTVKEVLTADGGVDFTKVAMRPGMPQGCGRVAASGLPVVTLPGNPVSSYVSFHVFVLPALRRLAGLEPDDDGAFEAVAGASWPAAPGRTEMTRVVERDGVVVPSGGQGSHVLGALAEATALAVVPAEVGRVEEGARLRCLPLLGHHRGCG, encoded by the coding sequence ATGCGCACCGTCGACGAGCACCGAACGGTCGTGCTCTCCCTCGTCGACCCCCTTCCCTCCGAGCGCGTCCCGGTCGGGTCCGCCCTCGGCCGGGTCCTCGCGGAGGACGCCGTCGCGCTGGTCGACCTCCCGGGCTTCGACAACTCGGCGATGGACGGCTACGCCGTGCGGGCCGCCGACCTCGCCGGGGCGGGCGAGGAGTCGCCGGTGGTCCTCCCGGTCGACGGCGACGTCGCGGCCGGCGACACGACCCGGCACGTCCTCGAGCCCGGCCACGCCCTGCGCATCATGACCGGTGCGCCCCTGCCCGAGGGCGCGGACGCGGTGGTCGCGGTCGAGATGACCGACGGTGGGGCGCAGCAGGTCTCGGTGCGGCTCGAGCCCGAGGTCGGGCGCCACCTGCGCCACCGCGGCGAGGACGTCCGGGCCGGCACGGTGGTGCTGACGGCGGGTACCCGCTTCGGGCCGGGCCACGTCGCGCTCGCCGCGGCGTCGAACATCCCCGAGGTCGTCGTCCACCGGCGCCCGCGCGTCACCGTGGTCTCGACCGGCGACGAGCTCGTCCCCGTCGGCGGCCGGCTCGAGCACGGGCAGATCGTCGACTCCAACCACCTGATGCTCCGCGCGCTCGTCGAGGCGGCCGGCGCCGAGGTCGCGGCCGGGGTCCACCTGCGCGACGAGGCCGACGCGGTGCGCGCCTTCCTCGCGGCGCCCGACGGCGACCCCGACCTCGTCATCACGACCGGCGGCGTCTCGATGGGCGTCTACGACACGGTGAAGGAGGTCCTGACCGCCGACGGCGGCGTCGACTTCACCAAGGTCGCGATGCGCCCCGGGATGCCCCAGGGCTGCGGTCGGGTCGCCGCGAGCGGCCTGCCCGTCGTCACGCTCCCCGGCAACCCGGTCAGCTCGTACGTCTCGTTCCACGTCTTCGTCCTGCCCGCGCTGCGGCGGCTCGCCGGGCTCGAGCCCGACGACGACGGCGCCTTCGAGGCCGTCGCCGGCGCGTCGTGGCCGGCCGCCCCCGGGCGCACCGAGATGACCCGCGTCGTCGAGCGGGACGGCGTCGTCGTCCCCTCGGGCGGCCAGGGGTCGCACGTGCTGGGGGCGCTCGCCGAGGCGACCGCGCTGGCCGTCGTCCCGGCCGAGGTCGGGCGGGTCGAGGAGGGGGCCAGGCTCCGCTGCCTGCCGCTGCTGGGGCATCATCGGGGCTGTGGCTGA
- a CDS encoding UTP--glucose-1-phosphate uridylyltransferase, producing MTSEALRAATARMREAGVDELAVRVFAQYHEQLAADVTGTIPEATVDPLPDPPSLADLDLSPEAVREALAGTVVVKLNGGLGTSMGIQGPKSALEVREGRSFLDVIAEQVLALRREHGVEVPLLLMDSFRTRDASLEILRRHPGLEVDGLPLDFLQSKEPKLRADDLFPVEHPADPELEWCPPGHGDVFVALRTTGLLAELRRRGFRHLFLSNADNLGATCDGAIPAWMAAEGIPYVAEMSARTVNDRKGGQLVVRHGDGRLVLRDSAAVAPGEDEYFQDLERHRWFHTNNLWIDLEVLAARLDERDGVLGLPIIVNRKTVDPTDPSSTPVVQVESAMGAAVELFDGARAIAVPRSRFRPVKTTNELLLIRSDLYRLAADATVEAATDHPDPFVDLGPAYRLVDDFEARFPSGAPSLRECTSLRVEADVTFGADVVCVGDVHLTGEPRRLADGTRLDGAS from the coding sequence ATGACCAGCGAAGCCCTCCGGGCCGCGACGGCCAGGATGCGCGAGGCCGGGGTCGACGAGCTCGCCGTCCGCGTCTTCGCCCAGTACCACGAGCAGCTCGCCGCGGACGTGACCGGGACCATCCCCGAGGCCACCGTCGACCCCCTGCCCGACCCGCCGTCGCTGGCCGACCTCGACCTCTCGCCGGAGGCCGTCCGCGAGGCGCTGGCCGGCACCGTCGTCGTCAAGCTCAACGGCGGTCTCGGCACGAGCATGGGGATCCAGGGGCCGAAGTCGGCGCTCGAGGTCCGCGAGGGCCGCTCCTTCCTCGACGTCATCGCCGAGCAGGTGCTCGCCCTGCGCCGCGAGCACGGCGTCGAGGTGCCGCTCCTGCTCATGGACTCCTTCCGGACGCGGGACGCCTCGCTCGAGATCCTCCGGCGCCATCCGGGGCTCGAGGTCGACGGGCTGCCGCTGGACTTTCTTCAGAGCAAGGAGCCCAAGCTCCGCGCCGACGACCTCTTCCCGGTCGAGCACCCCGCCGACCCCGAGCTCGAGTGGTGCCCGCCCGGCCACGGCGACGTCTTCGTCGCGCTGCGCACGACCGGCCTCCTGGCGGAGCTGCGGCGACGCGGCTTCCGCCACCTGTTCCTCTCCAACGCCGACAACCTCGGCGCGACCTGCGACGGCGCGATTCCGGCGTGGATGGCGGCCGAGGGCATCCCCTACGTCGCGGAGATGAGCGCCCGCACCGTCAACGACCGCAAGGGCGGCCAGCTCGTCGTGCGGCACGGCGACGGGCGCCTCGTGCTGCGTGACTCCGCGGCCGTGGCGCCGGGGGAGGACGAGTACTTCCAGGACCTCGAGCGGCACCGCTGGTTCCACACGAACAACCTGTGGATCGACCTGGAGGTCCTCGCCGCCCGGCTGGACGAGCGCGACGGCGTCCTCGGGCTGCCGATCATCGTCAACCGCAAGACCGTCGACCCCACCGACCCCTCCTCGACGCCGGTCGTCCAGGTCGAGTCGGCGATGGGCGCAGCCGTCGAGCTCTTCGACGGCGCGCGGGCGATCGCGGTGCCGCGCAGCCGGTTCCGCCCGGTCAAGACGACCAACGAGCTCCTGCTCATCCGCAGCGACCTCTACCGCCTCGCCGCCGACGCCACCGTCGAGGCGGCCACCGACCACCCGGACCCCTTCGTCGACCTCGGGCCGGCCTACCGGCTCGTCGACGACTTCGAGGCCCGGTTCCCCTCCGGCGCACCGTCGCTGCGCGAGTGCACGAGCCTGCGGGTCGAGGCCGACGTGACCTTCGGCGCGGACGTCGTCTGCGTCGGCGACGTCCACCTCACGGGCGAGCCCCGGCGGCTGGCGGACGGCACGCGGCTGGACGGGGCCTCCTGA
- a CDS encoding 5-formyltetrahydrofolate cyclo-ligase, translating into MPQSPKTVRRRELRTRRREIAAGRATGRDAEALARGAGDLLDRLRLGPGAVVLSYESITGEPPTGAMNTALVARGVRVLVPDTLEDLDLDWHDLAESDPGAARLGLDAPGLADLVLAPGLTVDADGTRMGQGGGCYDKALPRRRAGVPVVVLLHPGELDDDPLPREEHDVPVDAVLTADGLTVLRPGALDR; encoded by the coding sequence ATGCCGCAGAGCCCGAAGACCGTGCGCCGGAGGGAGCTGCGCACCCGGCGCCGCGAGATCGCCGCGGGGCGCGCGACCGGGCGTGATGCCGAGGCGCTCGCGCGCGGGGCGGGCGACCTGCTCGACCGCCTCCGGCTCGGCCCGGGCGCCGTCGTCCTCTCGTACGAGTCGATCACCGGCGAGCCCCCGACCGGCGCGATGAACACCGCCCTCGTCGCACGCGGTGTGCGGGTGCTCGTCCCCGACACCCTCGAGGACCTCGACCTCGACTGGCACGACCTCGCCGAGTCCGACCCCGGCGCGGCCCGGCTCGGCCTCGACGCCCCCGGCCTCGCGGACCTCGTCCTCGCCCCGGGCCTGACCGTCGACGCCGACGGCACCCGGATGGGGCAGGGCGGCGGCTGCTACGACAAGGCGCTCCCCCGCCGCCGTGCCGGCGTCCCGGTCGTCGTGCTGCTGCACCCGGGCGAGCTCGACGACGACCCGCTGCCCCGCGAGGAGCACGACGTGCCCGTGGACGCGGTGCTCACCGCCGACGGGCTGACCGTCCTGCGACCGGGCGCCCTCGACCGCTGA